A genomic segment from Euleptes europaea isolate rEulEur1 chromosome 17, rEulEur1.hap1, whole genome shotgun sequence encodes:
- the LOC130489117 gene encoding protocadherin beta-16-like isoform X1: MEIHHNNRQAWSFFLYLCMCGAICDSFRYSVPEEKKSGSLVANVLKDLKLDVKELVNRRARLVSKSTKQYFQLYPQSGNVLLKDKIDREVLCGQKDPCVLLSEIVLENPLQVRRIEVEIVDVNDNSPQFPKEEYLFEIPEQVPVNTRFPLETARDSDKEENAVQNYTLSPNDHFMLDVQSHSDGTKHAELVLQKQLDREENAELFLILSAVDGGTPKRTGTAQIIVKVLDANDNFPQFGDSLYKVKLEENTPRGTLVTKVEATDRDFGSYGDITYSFNQVSDTVLRSFNLNKHTGELTVAETIDYEEDINYAIKIKATDGGGLSAYCKVIVEVEDRNDNAPEVTLTSLTSPLPEDSLPDTVVALFSVNDQDSEDNGRTGCTTGTNLPFMLKAAENNYYQLVTQQPLDRERVSEYNITITATDWGSPRLTSTRIITVQISDINDNSPVFEKSYYEMPIQENNIPGLLIGLVHADDLDTEQNAKVTYSLLPGKVSDQPVSSYVSINSETGNLYAIRSLDYEQIKDFQVTVRAVDSGSPPLSSKVMVRVVVMDENDNAPFILYPLQNGTSPSNDLVPRGAEAGYLVTKVVAVDRDSGQNSWLSYELLKATEPGLFSVGAQNGEVKTMRPINKRDTFKQKLIIGVRDNGHPPQSTSATLSILLVDGFSDPYMKIVDIPKEEVVQEEDRNLTMYLVICLAVISFIFLVSVLVFIAIKIQKRRKFIESSALNFPVGPNFPENCGDADAGSLSRAYNYEVCLAGGSLNSEFRFLRPLFPVFSVEPAQNPGVQRISTGSQEVPGHAAEGQLMNQARGAVSEDSAARSGGPGCAGNQAITANANIGQNDWLSYQ; this comes from the coding sequence ATGGAAATACATCACAACAACAGGCAAGCTTGGTCTTTTTTCCTGTATCTCTGCATGTGTGGGGCAATATGTGACTCCTTCCGTTATTCAGtgcctgaggaaaagaaaagtggGTCTCTGGTGGCAAATGTGCTAAAGGATTTGAAATTGGATGTGAAGGAGTTGGTCAATCGTAGGGCCCGGCTGGTTTCTAAAAGTACCAAACAATATTTCCAGCTGTATCCTCAGTCTGGGAATGTTCTATTAAAGGATAAAATAGATCGAGAGGTTCTGTGTGGCCAGAAGGACCCTTGTGTCTTACTCTCAGAGATTGTGCTGGAAAACCCATTGCAAGTGCGCAGAATTGAAGTTGAAATAGTTGATGTGAATGACAATTCACCTCAGTTCCCTAAAGAAGAATACCTTTTTGAAATACCCGAGCAGGTACCAGTGAATACCAGATTCCCTTTGGAGACAGCTCGGGATTCAGACAAAGAAGAAAATGCTGTTCAGAATTATACCCTTAGTCCCAATGACCATTTTATGTTGGATGTGCAAAGTCACAGTGATGGTACCAAACATGCAGAGTTGGTATTGCAAAAGCAATTAGACCGTGAAGAGAATGCAGAGCTCTTCCTCATTCTGTCGGCTGTTGATGGAGGGACCCCAAAGAGAACAGGCACAGCACAAATTATAGTTAAAGTTCTGGACGCTAATGAtaatttccctcagtttggcGATTCTCTATACAAAGTGAAACTGGAGGAAAACACCCCGAGAGGTACACTTGTAACTAAAGTGGAAGCAACTGACAGGGATTTCGGTTCCTATGGGGATATCACTTACTCTTTCAACCAGGTCTCAGATACTGTGCTCAGATCATTCAACTTAAACAAACATACTGGGGAACTTACTGTTGCTGAAACAATTGATTATGAAGAGGATATAAATTATGCAATAAAGATCAAAGCCACGGATGGAGGGGGGCTCTCTGCTTACTGCAAAGTCATTGTGGAGGTTGAGGACAGGAATGACAACGCCCCAGAAGtgaccctaacctccctcaccAGCCCCTTACCAGAAGATTCTCTCCCAGATACCGTGGTGGCCCTCTTCAGTGTCAACGATCAAGACTCTGAAGATAATGGCAGAACTGGTTGCACCACCGGGACAAACTTACCCTTCATGCTTAAAGCCGCAGAGAACAACTATTACCAGTTGGTGACCCAGCAGCCCCTGGACCGAGAAAGAGTCTCAGAGTACAACATCACCATCACAGCTACAGACTGGGGCTCTCCCAGGCTTACTTCAACAAGAATAATTACTGTCCAAATCTCAGATATCAATGACAACTCCCCAGTATTTGAAAAGTCTTATTATGAAATGCCAATACAGGAAAATAACATTCCAGGTCTTCTGATAGGATTAGTACATGCTGATGACCTGGACACAGAGCAGAATGCCAAAGTGACCTATTCTCTTTTGCCTGGGAAGGTCAGCGATCAACCTGTGTCCTCTTATGTCTCCATCAACTCTGAAACTGGGAATCTGTATGCCATCCGATCTCTAGACTATGAGCAGATAAAAGATTTCCAGGTGACCGTGAGGGCTGTGGACAGCGGTTCTCCTCCCCTGAGCTCCAAAGTTATGGTCCGAGTTGTTGTCATGGATGAAAATGATAACGCCCCGTTCATCCTGTACCCACTTCAGAACGGCACTTCCCCATCCAATGACCTGGTTCCCCGGGGGGCTGAGGCTGGCTATCTGGTCAccaaggtggtggcagtggaCAGAGATTCTGGTCAGAACTCTTGGCTCTCCTATGAGCTCCTGAAGGCCACAGAACCAGGTCTGTTTAGTGTGGGGGCCCAGAACGGAGAAGTGAAAACCATGAGGCCCATAAATAAACGAGACACGTTCAAACAGAAACTTATCATTGGAGTCAGAGACAACGGTCACCCTCCCCAGTCCACCTCTGCAACGCTAAGCATTCTGCTAGTGGATGGCTTCTCTGACCCTTATATGAAAATAGTGGATATTCCAAAGGAGGAAGTGGTGCAGGAGGAAGACCGTAACCTGACTATGTATCTGGTCATATGCTTGGCTGTCATCTCCTTCATTTTTCTGGTTTCTGTGTTGGTGTTTATTGCCATCAAGATTCAGAAAAGGAGGAAGTTCATAGAGAGCTCAGCCCTAAATTTCCCAGTGGGACCGAATTTCCCAGAGAACTGTGGAGATGCTGATGCTGGATCCCTTTCCCGGGCTTACAACTATGAAGTGTGCTTAGCTGGTGGTTCTCTGAACAGCGAGTTCAGGTTTCTCAGGCCCCTCTTTCCTGTGTTTTCTGTGGAGCCTGCTCAAAATCCAGGGGTTCAAAGAATTTCAACTGGTTCCCAAGAAG